The Endozoicomonas montiporae CL-33 genome contains a region encoding:
- a CDS encoding phospholipase D family protein produces the protein MATRLALIDAAQKSIDVQYYLYKNDLAGQLFTKRLLHAADKGVRVRMLLDDLGASDKDRMLSVLNQHPNIEVRLFNPVTTRGLLRSLNLVTDFSRINRRMHNKSFIVDNQIAIIGGRNIGDEYFDASVVEFADLDMVQIGAAVPDISVDFDEYWNSDYSYPAETIIKGHDVSDKKRTRLMRKLEKAMQTPEGQQYFMRLQNAPLIENLRKGDLQWFWGQASVYADMPDKIELVDIDSSIHLTPRLEPYFQKAQEEVIMVSAYFVPGKEGMAFIRSMVERGVRVTIVTNSLASTDVALVHTGYSQYRSELLDLGVVLIEMKPSLSEKKKFIQGSSSRASLHAKTYIIDGSIVFVGSLNLDPRSVRLNTENGVIYHSPELVRYMKEEMLGADRNLYWLLQKNGNTIEWINGQGEVDATTDPETSWLLRTGIRLMSIFPIESQL, from the coding sequence ATGGCGACCAGACTAGCGCTGATTGATGCTGCCCAAAAAAGCATAGACGTTCAATACTATCTGTATAAGAACGACCTGGCGGGGCAACTGTTTACCAAACGACTGCTGCATGCCGCTGATAAAGGGGTCAGGGTCAGGATGCTGCTGGATGATCTGGGAGCGTCTGATAAAGATCGAATGCTATCGGTTCTGAATCAGCATCCGAACATTGAAGTCCGCTTGTTTAACCCGGTCACGACCCGAGGATTACTAAGAAGTCTCAATCTGGTCACCGATTTCAGCCGCATAAACCGCCGTATGCACAATAAGTCGTTTATTGTTGATAATCAGATTGCCATCATTGGTGGACGCAATATTGGCGATGAGTATTTCGATGCCAGTGTCGTTGAGTTTGCTGACCTTGATATGGTTCAGATTGGTGCAGCAGTGCCGGATATTTCGGTCGATTTTGATGAATACTGGAACAGTGATTACAGTTACCCGGCTGAAACCATTATTAAAGGGCATGATGTTTCCGATAAAAAGCGCACAAGGTTGATGCGGAAACTGGAAAAAGCCATGCAAACGCCGGAAGGGCAGCAGTATTTTATGCGTCTGCAGAATGCGCCGCTTATTGAGAATTTACGTAAAGGTGATTTGCAATGGTTCTGGGGGCAGGCCAGTGTCTATGCCGATATGCCTGATAAAATTGAACTGGTTGATATTGACAGCAGTATTCACCTGACACCCAGACTGGAGCCGTACTTTCAGAAAGCACAGGAAGAAGTGATCATGGTGTCGGCGTATTTTGTGCCAGGGAAAGAGGGCATGGCTTTTATACGCTCAATGGTCGAAAGAGGAGTTCGGGTTACCATTGTGACCAACAGCCTTGCTTCAACCGATGTGGCTCTGGTGCACACCGGTTATAGTCAGTATCGCTCTGAACTGCTTGATCTTGGCGTTGTTCTGATTGAAATGAAACCCAGTCTCAGTGAAAAGAAAAAGTTTATTCAGGGTTCCAGTAGCCGGGCCAGCCTGCATGCAAAAACCTACATTATTGATGGCAGTATTGTGTTTGTGGGGTCTCTTAACCTTGATCCCCGTTCCGTCAGGCTGAACACTGAAAACGGTGTGATTTATCATTCGCCGGAACTGGTCAGATACATGAAAGAAGAAATGCTCGGGGCGGACCGTAACCTGTACTGGTTACTCCAAAAAAATGGCAATACGATTGAATGGATCAATGGGCAGGGCGAAGTGGATGCCACTACGGATCCGGAAACGTCCTGGCTATTGCGCACAGGTATACGTCTGATGTCTATTTTTCCGATTGAAAGTCAATTGTAG
- a CDS encoding MATE family efflux transporter translates to MSQLNRLGSAPIGKLLINMTLPACSGILVLMMYNIIDTIIVGQYAGAMAIAGMSVVLPVSMLIPTLGMGIGVGASSIISRSLGAKDFKTAQQAFGNALSLAAVVCITVSVLCGFYATEILSLFGGRGEILPYAMEYYSIILFGIPLLGSWMCMNNMLRAEGLTKYSVIGMCLSSAINIILDIVFVIYMDMGLKGAAIATVISQLAALVYLVLFYLSGRSHLKFKRQSFKWDKAIIRETLSLGASTVGRQGSGSAMVVLLNQSLYLYGGPVAVAVYGVLHRIISLLFVPIIGMTQGFLPIAGYNYGAKQYDRVLEVVYKSILFGTIVSATLAFLAWSFPEVLIKLFTSDETVLELGVQGLKTITVLMPLAAAQNIAAGYFQAMGKPVAAFILTISRQVLILIPMLYLLPQMFELKGVWLAFPVSDALACIVTLTVFARELPKLKAAQQEVMLQTT, encoded by the coding sequence ATGAGCCAACTGAATCGGTTGGGTAGTGCCCCTATTGGCAAATTACTCATCAATATGACTCTGCCAGCCTGCTCCGGCATTCTGGTGCTGATGATGTACAACATCATCGATACAATTATCGTCGGTCAATACGCCGGTGCCATGGCAATTGCCGGTATGTCCGTGGTGCTGCCCGTCAGTATGCTGATACCGACCCTGGGCATGGGAATCGGTGTCGGTGCATCATCCATTATCTCCCGCAGCCTTGGGGCAAAAGACTTTAAAACCGCACAACAGGCTTTTGGCAATGCACTGTCTCTGGCGGCAGTTGTTTGTATAACGGTGTCGGTTCTGTGCGGATTCTATGCCACTGAAATTCTGTCCCTGTTTGGCGGACGTGGCGAGATTCTGCCCTACGCCATGGAATACTATTCCATTATTCTCTTCGGCATTCCGCTGCTGGGAAGCTGGATGTGCATGAATAATATGCTTCGTGCAGAAGGTCTGACCAAATATTCGGTTATTGGTATGTGCCTGTCGTCTGCTATCAATATTATTCTGGATATCGTGTTTGTCATTTATATGGACATGGGGCTGAAAGGCGCAGCCATCGCAACCGTTATTTCACAGCTGGCAGCATTAGTCTATCTGGTATTGTTCTATTTGAGCGGGCGCAGCCATCTTAAATTCAAACGCCAATCGTTCAAATGGGACAAAGCCATTATTCGTGAAACCCTGTCTCTGGGCGCATCAACGGTTGGACGACAAGGTTCAGGCAGTGCCATGGTAGTACTGCTGAACCAGAGCCTTTATCTCTATGGTGGCCCGGTAGCCGTAGCCGTTTACGGCGTTTTGCACAGAATCATCTCGCTGCTGTTCGTTCCGATCATTGGCATGACTCAGGGCTTCTTACCCATAGCAGGCTATAACTATGGCGCGAAGCAGTATGACCGGGTGCTGGAAGTCGTCTACAAATCCATCTTGTTCGGAACGATTGTGTCTGCCACTCTGGCGTTTCTGGCCTGGAGTTTTCCGGAAGTCCTGATCAAACTGTTTACCAGCGATGAAACCGTTCTGGAACTGGGTGTTCAGGGGCTGAAAACCATCACGGTTCTGATGCCACTGGCTGCTGCTCAGAATATTGCCGCTGGTTATTTTCAAGCCATGGGCAAACCTGTTGCCGCTTTTATCCTGACCATCAGCCGTCAGGTGCTGATTCTGATTCCAATGCTGTATCTGTTGCCACAGATGTTCGAGCTGAAAGGTGTCTGGCTGGCCTTCCCTGTGTCCGACGCACTGGCCTGCATTGTGACATTAACTGTTTTTGCCAGAGAACTGCCAAAACTGAAGGCTGCTCAACAGGAAGTAATGCTACAAACCACTTAG
- a CDS encoding TetR/AcrR family transcriptional regulator: MARPQQYDRSIVTDSAMHLFWHKGYYTTPVSEIIKITGLQAVSLYSAFGSKEGLLLAMLNHYTDQLASRT; the protein is encoded by the coding sequence ATGGCTAGACCACAACAGTATGACAGGAGTATTGTAACCGATAGTGCTATGCATCTTTTCTGGCACAAAGGTTACTATACGACTCCGGTCAGCGAAATCATTAAAATCACAGGGCTTCAGGCGGTTAGCCTGTATTCAGCGTTTGGCAGTAAAGAAGGATTGTTGCTGGCAATGCTTAATCATTACACCGACCAGTTAGCGTCACGGACTTGA
- a CDS encoding AzlC family ABC transporter permease, whose protein sequence is MPDQTPSPARLLLQGAQHSLPLILAAVPFGILYGVLAKAAGMSDLAIIGMSALVFAGSAQFLAVSMLGAAAAWPAILLATFFVNLRHMLYAATLVPHTRHMRSSIRAKLAFWLTDETFAVVSGWLRTHQDGKGLYWYYTGSALLMYSNWLLCSWIGLTLGQNLPGMTDLGLEVAMIVAFVGIIAPAMVYSPMWLAGISAGVCAIFTIDWPYQSGLIVSSVVGVSLGLILETLNLSKTIKSQDHSSEGGLNRE, encoded by the coding sequence ATGCCTGACCAGACACCTTCTCCTGCCCGCCTGTTGTTGCAGGGCGCTCAACACTCTCTGCCACTGATTCTTGCAGCCGTCCCTTTCGGCATTCTCTATGGTGTTCTGGCAAAAGCCGCCGGAATGTCCGACCTTGCCATCATAGGCATGTCGGCACTGGTGTTTGCCGGTTCGGCGCAGTTTCTTGCTGTCTCCATGCTGGGAGCTGCCGCCGCCTGGCCAGCCATTCTATTGGCAACGTTTTTTGTTAACCTGCGCCATATGCTCTACGCAGCGACACTGGTGCCTCATACACGACACATGCGCAGTAGCATCCGCGCCAAACTGGCATTCTGGCTCACCGATGAAACCTTTGCGGTTGTCTCCGGCTGGCTGCGTACCCATCAGGACGGAAAGGGGTTGTACTGGTACTACACCGGTTCGGCACTACTGATGTACAGCAACTGGCTGCTGTGCAGCTGGATCGGTTTAACCCTTGGGCAAAACCTGCCCGGCATGACTGATCTCGGACTTGAAGTCGCCATGATTGTTGCTTTTGTCGGCATTATTGCGCCTGCGATGGTTTACAGTCCCATGTGGCTGGCAGGTATCAGCGCCGGAGTGTGTGCAATTTTCACCATCGACTGGCCTTACCAGAGTGGTTTGATTGTTTCCTCTGTAGTGGGCGTCTCTCTGGGACTGATTCTGGAAACCCTGAACCTGTCCAAAACAATAAAGTCTCAAGATCATTCATCCGAAGGGGGGCTGAATCGTGAATGA
- a CDS encoding lactoylglutathione lyase family protein yields the protein MSSSTHPYPRSFSHIGLSVPDLEKAVEFYTEVLGWYLIMPPTEITEDDSAIGVMCTDVFGSGWGSFRIAHLSTGDRIGVEIFQFPNHETPDNNFEYWKTSIFHFCVQDPDVEGLAERIVRHGGKQRMPVRYYFPNEKPYRMVYMEDPFGNILEVYSHSYELTYSAGAYGS from the coding sequence ATGTCAAGCAGTACACATCCATACCCTCGCAGCTTTAGCCATATCGGCCTTTCTGTTCCCGACCTTGAAAAAGCGGTTGAGTTTTATACCGAGGTGTTGGGCTGGTATCTGATTATGCCGCCCACTGAAATCACAGAAGACGACAGTGCTATTGGTGTGATGTGCACCGATGTATTTGGCAGTGGCTGGGGTTCTTTTCGAATTGCCCATTTATCGACCGGGGATCGTATAGGGGTTGAAATTTTTCAGTTTCCTAACCATGAAACGCCCGATAATAATTTTGAATACTGGAAAACCAGCATCTTCCATTTTTGTGTTCAGGATCCGGATGTAGAAGGTCTGGCTGAGCGTATTGTTCGTCACGGTGGGAAACAGAGAATGCCGGTCAGGTACTATTTTCCGAATGAGAAGCCTTACCGAATGGTGTATATGGAAGACCCGTTTGGCAACATTCTTGAAGTGTATTCACACAGTTATGAGCTGACTTATTCGGCAGGGGCTTACGGTAGCTGA
- a CDS encoding AEC family transporter, with amino-acid sequence MLLAGILLKKTGYIDDHFISVSSRLVFNFGLPAVLFFSLSSLDHSEPFDADLLLFTCVVTIAGFFLAWLLSLKVVAAWQDRGVFIQGAARGNLAVVGLALAGNMYGEAGIAQLSLMMAITIPVYNILSIILLTYYGQDRSQQVSPAKLIKDIVSNPLIMAVFAGVLFSTNGLEIPGVIDKVGNYFAQITLPLALLGVGGTLSIRALGKTSHVSFWASLFKVAVLPAIAVPVAILLDYDQMELGVLFLMMSCPTAAASFIMAKASGGNGELAANIIVLTTLASLPAVSIGLFAMRTLGVI; translated from the coding sequence ATGCTACTGGCAGGTATTCTGTTAAAGAAGACAGGGTATATTGATGATCATTTTATAAGCGTTTCATCCCGCCTGGTGTTTAACTTTGGTCTGCCTGCTGTTCTTTTTTTCAGCCTTTCTTCTCTGGATCACAGTGAGCCGTTTGATGCGGATTTGCTGTTGTTCACCTGCGTGGTCACTATCGCCGGTTTCTTTCTTGCCTGGCTTCTGTCTCTGAAGGTTGTTGCGGCATGGCAGGATCGGGGCGTGTTTATACAGGGGGCTGCCCGTGGCAACCTGGCGGTTGTGGGGCTGGCTCTGGCCGGAAATATGTATGGCGAAGCCGGTATTGCACAACTGTCGTTAATGATGGCCATTACCATTCCTGTCTATAACATTCTGTCGATCATACTGCTGACGTATTACGGGCAGGATCGGTCACAGCAGGTCAGCCCCGCCAAACTGATCAAAGATATCGTTTCCAATCCGTTGATTATGGCCGTGTTTGCGGGTGTGCTATTCAGTACAAACGGGCTGGAGATCCCTGGTGTGATCGACAAAGTGGGCAACTATTTTGCCCAGATCACCCTGCCACTGGCTTTGTTGGGCGTAGGCGGTACGCTCAGTATCAGGGCGCTGGGAAAAACCAGTCATGTGTCGTTTTGGGCCAGCCTGTTCAAAGTGGCTGTACTGCCTGCTATTGCGGTGCCGGTTGCCATTCTTCTTGATTATGACCAGATGGAACTGGGCGTTCTGTTTCTGATGATGTCCTGTCCAACGGCAGCAGCCAGTTTCATCATGGCAAAAGCTTCCGGTGGAAACGGGGAACTGGCTGCTAATATTATCGTTTTGACCACTCTGGCATCCTTGCCAGCGGTCAGTATAGGGCTGTTTGCCATGAGGACTCTGGGGGTTATCTGA
- a CDS encoding AzlD domain-containing protein, which translates to MNEWLLILSMAAITFGIRFVLLATSGRWTLPPNIERSLKYVPVAVLSAIIVQTILVRAPDGSNGINVAFFWSAIVAFIVSRISNSLMITVIAGLAFYWVCISFF; encoded by the coding sequence GTGAATGAGTGGTTACTGATTTTGAGTATGGCCGCCATAACGTTTGGAATTCGTTTTGTTTTGCTGGCGACCTCTGGTCGATGGACACTGCCACCCAATATCGAGCGATCGTTAAAGTACGTTCCGGTTGCAGTACTCAGTGCCATTATTGTTCAGACCATTCTGGTGCGGGCTCCAGACGGTTCGAACGGCATTAACGTTGCGTTTTTCTGGTCTGCCATTGTCGCCTTTATTGTTTCCCGCATCAGCAATAGCCTGATGATCACTGTCATTGCCGGGCTGGCATTTTACTGGGTCTGTATTTCCTTCTTTTAG
- the leuS gene encoding leucine--tRNA ligase, with the protein MEEHYHPHQIETEAQSFWEDNNSFAVTEDEGKEKYYCLSMFPYPSGRLHMGHVRNYTIGDVISRYQRMQGKNVMQPMGWDAFGLPAENAAIKNKTAPAPWTYENIEYMKGQLKRLGFGYDWDRELATCKPDYYKWEQWFFTKLYEKGLVYKKMSNVNWCPNDATVLANEQVEDGRCWRCDTLVERKELPQWFIKITDYADELLADLDKLEEWPEQVKAMQRNWIGRSEGVQMTFKVANPVADAPEAFQIYTTRPDTVMGITYVAVAAEHPLAKAAAANNEKLAAFIEECKSNGVTEAEMATMEKMGVDTGLRAIHPITGREVPVWAANFVLMDYGTGAVMSVPGHDQRDYEFAQRFGLPIEQVIEPLNADEECDLSKAAFTEKGKLVNSGEFDGMTFEAAFNAICDKLIAEGKGEKQVNYRLRDWGVSRQRYWGAPIPMKYLEDGTEIPVPLEELPVLLPEDVEMDGVQSPIKADPEWAKTSHNGAAATLETDTFDTFMESSWYYARYCSPQSDDRMLDPAAANYWLPVDQYIGGIEHAVMHLLYSRFFHKLLRDAGLVNSDEPFKRLLCQGMVLADTFYKLDAKGVKQWIAPTDVDMEFDDKGRLTKATLKETGEAVEHAGMSKMSKSKNNGIDPQAMIDQYGADTIRLYTMFAAPPEQTLEWSESAVEGAHRFLRRFWKQVADHVAGGEAPAVDVNALTKEQKDLRRKTHETIKKVSDDCARRLTFNTAIAAIMELNNALAKFKDSSDQGRAVVREALEATTLMLAPIAPHAMHTIWQSLGHTEAVVGASWPVFDESALKKDAITMVVQVNGKVRAKLEVPAGMSKDDIEKLALEQENVTKFTDGKTVRKVIVVPGKLVNIVAN; encoded by the coding sequence ATGGAAGAGCATTACCACCCGCATCAGATCGAAACTGAGGCCCAGTCATTCTGGGAAGACAACAACAGCTTTGCTGTGACCGAGGACGAAGGAAAGGAAAAATACTACTGCCTTTCCATGTTCCCGTACCCCAGTGGACGACTACACATGGGTCACGTTCGCAACTACACCATTGGTGACGTGATTTCCCGCTATCAACGCATGCAGGGCAAAAATGTCATGCAGCCTATGGGTTGGGACGCCTTCGGTCTGCCTGCGGAAAACGCAGCCATCAAGAACAAGACCGCTCCTGCCCCGTGGACTTACGAAAACATCGAGTACATGAAAGGCCAGCTGAAGCGTCTGGGCTTTGGTTACGACTGGGATCGTGAGCTGGCTACCTGCAAACCGGACTACTACAAGTGGGAACAATGGTTCTTCACCAAGCTGTATGAAAAAGGTCTGGTGTACAAAAAAATGTCCAACGTTAACTGGTGCCCGAACGACGCAACGGTACTGGCGAACGAACAGGTGGAAGACGGTCGCTGCTGGCGCTGTGACACACTGGTAGAGCGCAAAGAGCTGCCACAGTGGTTTATCAAGATCACCGATTACGCCGACGAATTGCTGGCAGACCTGGACAAGCTGGAAGAGTGGCCTGAACAGGTTAAAGCGATGCAGCGCAACTGGATCGGCCGTTCCGAAGGTGTGCAAATGACCTTTAAGGTCGCTAACCCGGTGGCTGATGCTCCGGAAGCATTCCAGATCTACACCACCCGTCCGGACACCGTGATGGGCATCACTTATGTGGCTGTCGCTGCCGAACACCCGCTGGCAAAAGCGGCGGCTGCCAACAATGAAAAGCTGGCTGCTTTCATTGAAGAGTGCAAAAGCAACGGTGTGACTGAAGCAGAAATGGCCACCATGGAGAAGATGGGTGTCGATACCGGTCTGCGCGCCATTCACCCGATTACAGGTCGTGAAGTACCCGTCTGGGCTGCCAACTTTGTGCTGATGGATTACGGCACCGGTGCGGTGATGTCGGTTCCGGGTCATGATCAGCGTGATTATGAGTTCGCCCAGCGTTTTGGTCTGCCCATTGAACAGGTGATTGAGCCACTGAACGCAGACGAAGAGTGCGACCTGTCCAAAGCTGCGTTCACCGAAAAAGGCAAACTGGTGAACTCTGGCGAGTTCGACGGCATGACCTTTGAAGCCGCATTCAATGCCATCTGCGACAAACTGATTGCCGAAGGCAAGGGCGAAAAGCAGGTGAACTACCGTCTGCGTGACTGGGGCGTGAGCCGTCAGCGTTACTGGGGTGCGCCTATCCCGATGAAGTACCTGGAAGACGGTACTGAAATTCCAGTGCCTCTGGAAGAACTGCCCGTTCTGCTGCCGGAAGATGTGGAAATGGACGGCGTGCAGTCTCCGATCAAGGCTGATCCCGAGTGGGCTAAAACCTCTCACAACGGTGCAGCGGCGACTCTGGAAACCGACACCTTTGATACCTTTATGGAATCCAGCTGGTACTATGCCCGCTACTGTTCTCCACAGTCTGATGACAGGATGCTGGACCCGGCGGCTGCCAACTACTGGCTGCCAGTGGATCAGTATATCGGTGGTATCGAGCACGCGGTCATGCACCTGCTGTACTCCCGTTTCTTCCACAAACTGCTGCGTGATGCAGGTCTGGTCAACAGCGACGAACCGTTCAAGCGTCTGCTGTGTCAGGGCATGGTTCTGGCCGATACTTTCTACAAGCTGGATGCCAAAGGCGTTAAGCAGTGGATTGCGCCAACCGACGTTGACATGGAATTTGACGACAAAGGTCGTCTGACCAAAGCCACTCTGAAAGAGACCGGTGAAGCCGTTGAGCATGCGGGCATGAGCAAGATGTCCAAGTCCAAGAACAACGGTATTGACCCGCAGGCCATGATCGACCAGTACGGTGCCGACACGATTCGTCTGTACACCATGTTTGCTGCGCCACCCGAGCAGACACTGGAATGGTCCGAAAGTGCTGTAGAAGGTGCGCACCGCTTCCTGCGTCGTTTCTGGAAACAGGTAGCCGACCATGTTGCCGGTGGTGAAGCTCCGGCAGTGGATGTGAACGCACTGACCAAAGAACAGAAAGACCTGCGTCGTAAAACTCACGAAACCATTAAAAAGGTATCGGACGACTGCGCACGCCGCCTGACGTTCAACACAGCGATTGCTGCGATCATGGAACTGAACAACGCTCTGGCCAAGTTCAAAGACAGCAGCGATCAGGGACGTGCCGTTGTACGTGAAGCTCTGGAAGCCACCACACTGATGCTGGCTCCGATTGCACCGCATGCCATGCACACTATCTGGCAGTCACTGGGTCATACTGAAGCCGTTGTGGGTGCCAGCTGGCCAGTGTTTGACGAATCCGCCCTGAAGAAAGACGCCATCACTATGGTGGTTCAGGTGAACGGCAAGGTGCGTGCAAAACTGGAAGTACCTGCAGGAATGTCTAAAGACGACATTGAAAAGCTGGCTCTGGAACAGGAAAACGTGACCAAGTTTACCGACGGCAAAACCGTTCGTAAGGTCATTGTTGTACCGGGTAAGCTGGTGAATATTGTGGCTAATTAA
- a CDS encoding DNA-3-methyladenine glycosylase I, translating into MKQESYQVIYDRACERKGGERALETLLAKPLSPARLQRIPDDRYLAELTRKVFQSGFVWRVVDQKWQDFEEVFWGFDIEKLLMMPDDMLERKATDPKIIRHLRKVWSIRDNALMISDVAREHGSFGQFIAQWPEENIVGLWMYLKKHGSRLGGNTGPYALRAIGKDSFLLTRDIEGYFRAMKIIDGSVSSQKSLKAIQGFFNQLHDSSGRSYTELSQLLAFGVGENRVQAEVTN; encoded by the coding sequence GTGAAACAGGAAAGCTATCAGGTGATTTATGATCGGGCCTGTGAACGCAAGGGTGGAGAGCGGGCTTTGGAAACACTGCTGGCAAAGCCTTTGTCACCGGCTCGGTTGCAGCGTATTCCTGATGACCGTTATCTGGCAGAGTTAACCCGCAAAGTCTTTCAGAGTGGTTTTGTATGGCGGGTGGTGGATCAGAAGTGGCAAGATTTTGAAGAGGTATTCTGGGGTTTCGATATTGAGAAACTGCTGATGATGCCCGATGACATGCTGGAACGAAAAGCCACCGATCCGAAAATCATACGACACCTGAGAAAGGTCTGGAGCATTCGGGACAATGCCCTGATGATCAGTGATGTTGCCCGCGAGCACGGCAGCTTTGGTCAGTTCATTGCCCAATGGCCGGAAGAGAATATCGTTGGTTTATGGATGTATCTTAAGAAACATGGTTCCCGGCTTGGAGGTAACACCGGCCCCTATGCGTTGCGCGCCATTGGTAAAGACTCATTTTTACTGACCCGGGATATTGAAGGGTACTTTAGAGCCATGAAAATCATTGATGGCAGCGTCAGCAGTCAGAAGAGCCTTAAAGCCATTCAGGGCTTTTTTAACCAGCTACATGACAGCAGTGGCCGCAGTTATACCGAACTCAGTCAATTATTGGCATTCGGGGTTGGAGAAAATCGGGTACAGGCAGAAGTTACTAATTAA
- a CDS encoding TetR/AcrR family transcriptional regulator, with amino-acid sequence MAEKTLTRSQQKRASILEAATNEFKERGVQGASMDRISERAGVSKRTVYNHFPSKEELFLDIANSLWQRVKAAESMEYVSERPLAEQLKGFALATMNLYAVDDYICLSRCILAEYMHSETLARQAMAKISEDDSGLVRWLQAGINDKRLVSGDPEFMATQLIYLLKGFGFWPQAIGHSPLLTPEQQQEVVESTIAMFLNQYELKE; translated from the coding sequence GGCAACCAATGAGTTCAAAGAGAGGGGCGTTCAGGGTGCCAGTATGGACCGGATTTCAGAGCGAGCCGGAGTTTCAAAAAGAACAGTCTATAACCATTTTCCCAGTAAAGAAGAGCTGTTTCTGGATATTGCCAACAGCCTCTGGCAGCGTGTTAAGGCCGCAGAGTCTATGGAGTATGTTTCAGAAAGGCCATTGGCTGAGCAGCTGAAAGGTTTTGCACTGGCGACAATGAACTTATACGCAGTGGATGATTACATCTGTCTTTCCCGCTGCATTCTGGCTGAGTATATGCATTCAGAAACCCTTGCCAGGCAGGCTATGGCAAAGATCAGTGAAGATGACTCCGGTCTGGTACGCTGGCTGCAGGCAGGAATAAACGACAAACGATTGGTCAGTGGTGATCCGGAGTTTATGGCGACGCAACTCATTTATTTGCTGAAGGGGTTTGGTTTCTGGCCTCAGGCAATCGGGCATTCACCGCTATTAACACCTGAGCAGCAACAAGAGGTCGTTGAGTCTACCATCGCCATGTTTTTGAATCAGTATGAGTTGAAGGAGTAG
- the ribB gene encoding 3,4-dihydroxy-2-butanone-4-phosphate synthase, translated as MNQSLLSPFGTSEDRVISALNAIKEGRGVVLVDDEDRENEGDLIFAAETITPPQMALLIRECSGIVCLCMTDEKLRQLDLPPMVSDNTSKNGTAFTVTIEARVGVTTGVSAADRVTTIKTAIADGCRPEDLARPGHVFPLRAQPGGVLTRRGHTEGTVDLASMAGLKPAGVLCELTHEDGTMMRLPALIEFARQHHMPVLTIEDLVQYRLNLQVKTA; from the coding sequence ATGAATCAGTCTCTACTCTCACCTTTCGGCACCTCTGAAGACCGTGTGATCAGTGCCCTGAATGCCATAAAAGAAGGGCGTGGTGTCGTACTCGTTGATGATGAGGATCGGGAAAACGAAGGTGATCTGATCTTCGCTGCCGAAACCATTACCCCGCCCCAGATGGCACTGCTGATCAGGGAATGCAGTGGCATTGTCTGCCTGTGTATGACCGATGAAAAACTCAGACAGCTAGACCTGCCACCGATGGTGTCCGACAACACCAGCAAGAATGGAACGGCTTTTACCGTCACCATTGAAGCCAGAGTCGGAGTCACAACCGGGGTTTCTGCTGCTGACCGTGTTACCACCATTAAAACCGCTATCGCAGACGGCTGCCGTCCGGAAGATCTGGCCCGTCCCGGTCATGTCTTTCCTCTGCGGGCTCAACCCGGTGGTGTGCTGACACGACGTGGTCATACGGAAGGAACGGTAGACCTTGCCTCAATGGCAGGCTTAAAACCGGCAGGCGTGCTGTGCGAGTTAACCCATGAAGACGGAACAATGATGCGCCTGCCGGCTCTGATCGAGTTCGCCAGACAACATCATATGCCCGTCCTGACCATTGAAGATCTTGTGCAGTACCGCTTAAACCTTCAGGTTAAAACAGCATAA
- a CDS encoding response regulator translates to MEDYQLILTGKQVLVAEDNPANRMVMKKLLKKVGIEFEFAENGQLALENYQQNHERLHLILMDCEMPVMDGYNATAVIRQFEAESGLSRKLIIGLSAHAIDDLKNKAIEQGMDDYLTKPIDRDLLYTTLVKYLS, encoded by the coding sequence GTGGAAGATTATCAGTTAATTCTGACCGGTAAGCAGGTACTGGTGGCAGAGGACAACCCGGCGAACCGGATGGTCATGAAAAAACTGCTGAAAAAAGTTGGTATAGAGTTTGAGTTTGCTGAAAACGGTCAGCTGGCGTTGGAAAATTACCAGCAAAATCACGAACGTTTGCATCTGATTCTGATGGACTGTGAAATGCCGGTGATGGATGGTTACAACGCCACGGCAGTGATCAGGCAGTTTGAAGCCGAGTCGGGTCTGTCACGTAAGCTGATTATTGGGCTTAGTGCCCATGCCATAGATGATTTGAAAAACAAGGCCATTGAACAGGGTATGGACGATTACCTGACCAAGCCCATTGATCGTGATTTGCTGTACACAACGCTGGTCAAATACCTTTCCTGA